In a single window of the Acidobacteriota bacterium genome:
- a CDS encoding PBP1A family penicillin-binding protein, with protein MAKSKIPGFLWKHATAIAIMVAVLFVGVVGFFAYTYHVVTSKFDSARMWDLPSRIYSDSTPIVTGQRYPKSLLERKLRTLGYYDADGEVDRSGEYRYDGSDLEIFLQDFRYPDVEFHGMPVRISMSGDTVRTIRRTDTDSEVRGIRLEPELITSIFDEVMEDRIPIPLERVPQHLIDAIVATEDRTFFDHEGISLRGIARAAWADIRNRNLASGGSTLTQQLIKNLYLTPERTFRRKAWEAVMAIILDARYTKPQILEAYVNEIYLGQHGAVQVVGVEQASQTFFGKRAINLTLPEAATIAGVIRSPNYYNPLKHPERAVERRNVILDGMYAVGKIDEVQLARAKKAELVVNPYPRSVRTAPAFVGLVLSELRETYPRTQLTSEGFRIFTTLDAAMQREAEAALKKGLDQLEKDYPRIRNYGEPPEGALVTIQPGTGYVKALVGGRESSASEFNRAVQARRQPGSLFKPFVYTAAMDPARGREALTAATILQDSAITVRTGTSEWKPQNYDNEFHGSVSVREALVKSYNIPAVRAAIDAGVGNVVKLAERIGVESRLEPYPSISLGSFEVTPLELAYAYSVFANQGVRAKPVTILSVVSREGEVLENRVVEMERVADAGVTWIMNGILQDVIDEGTGARVRRMGIRGPYAGKTGTTNDYRDAWFVGYTPRILSLVWVGYDDGRGMGLSGGTAAAPVWGRYMKVVGDLVADEDFSRPDNVVSREVDPSTGFLYTSWCPESREEYFVAGTQPVEVCPAHSYDSWDVWREDEDWRRRREEMEDNPLRRLLREIF; from the coding sequence ATGGCGAAATCGAAAATACCCGGCTTCCTCTGGAAACACGCGACGGCGATTGCGATCATGGTCGCTGTCCTGTTCGTGGGTGTCGTCGGATTTTTCGCCTACACGTATCACGTGGTCACCTCGAAGTTCGATTCGGCCCGGATGTGGGATCTTCCGAGTCGGATCTACTCGGATTCGACGCCGATCGTGACAGGCCAGCGATACCCGAAGAGTCTTCTCGAGCGGAAGCTCAGAACGCTGGGTTACTACGACGCCGACGGTGAGGTCGATCGCTCGGGCGAATATCGTTACGACGGCTCCGATCTCGAGATCTTCCTGCAGGATTTCCGTTACCCGGACGTCGAGTTCCACGGGATGCCGGTTCGCATTTCAATGTCCGGGGACACGGTCCGGACGATTCGACGTACCGACACCGACAGCGAGGTCAGGGGGATTCGTCTCGAGCCGGAGCTCATCACGTCGATCTTCGACGAGGTGATGGAAGACCGGATCCCGATTCCTCTCGAGCGGGTTCCACAGCATCTGATCGACGCCATCGTCGCGACGGAAGACCGTACGTTTTTTGATCATGAGGGGATCTCGCTGCGCGGGATCGCGCGGGCCGCCTGGGCGGATATCCGCAACAGAAACCTCGCGTCGGGCGGATCGACCCTCACGCAGCAGCTGATCAAGAACCTCTATCTCACGCCGGAACGGACATTCCGGAGGAAGGCGTGGGAAGCGGTGATGGCGATCATCCTCGACGCCCGCTACACCAAACCCCAGATTCTCGAGGCGTATGTGAACGAGATCTATCTCGGTCAGCATGGCGCGGTTCAGGTGGTCGGAGTCGAACAGGCCAGCCAGACCTTCTTTGGAAAGCGAGCGATCAATCTCACTCTGCCCGAGGCTGCGACGATCGCCGGTGTCATCAGATCGCCGAATTACTACAACCCTCTCAAGCATCCCGAGAGGGCGGTCGAGCGCCGAAACGTCATCCTCGACGGAATGTACGCGGTGGGAAAGATCGACGAGGTTCAGCTTGCGCGAGCAAAGAAGGCAGAGCTGGTCGTCAATCCCTATCCTCGCAGCGTACGGACGGCCCCGGCATTCGTCGGACTCGTGCTTTCGGAGTTGCGCGAGACCTATCCGCGGACACAGCTGACGTCCGAGGGCTTCCGGATCTTCACGACTCTCGACGCGGCGATGCAGCGGGAAGCGGAAGCTGCTCTCAAAAAAGGACTGGATCAGCTCGAAAAGGATTATCCGCGGATCCGAAACTACGGCGAGCCGCCGGAAGGTGCGCTGGTGACGATCCAGCCGGGCACGGGATACGTGAAGGCGCTGGTCGGGGGTCGCGAGAGCTCGGCGAGCGAGTTCAACCGGGCGGTCCAGGCTCGGCGTCAGCCGGGCTCGCTGTTCAAGCCCTTCGTCTACACCGCCGCGATGGATCCGGCGCGCGGACGCGAAGCACTCACCGCAGCCACGATCCTCCAGGACTCGGCGATTACGGTTCGCACCGGCACCTCGGAGTGGAAGCCGCAGAACTACGACAACGAGTTTCATGGCTCGGTGTCGGTTCGGGAGGCGCTGGTGAAGTCGTACAACATTCCGGCGGTTCGTGCCGCGATCGACGCCGGTGTTGGGAACGTGGTGAAGCTCGCCGAGCGCATCGGCGTCGAGAGCCGGCTCGAGCCTTATCCCTCGATCTCGCTCGGCTCGTTCGAGGTGACTCCTCTCGAGCTCGCCTACGCCTACTCGGTCTTCGCCAACCAGGGCGTCAGGGCGAAACCGGTCACGATCCTTTCGGTCGTCAGCCGGGAGGGGGAAGTGCTCGAAAACCGGGTGGTCGAGATGGAGCGAGTCGCGGATGCGGGAGTGACCTGGATCATGAACGGCATCCTCCAGGATGTGATCGATGAAGGGACGGGAGCCCGGGTACGCCGGATGGGAATCCGAGGCCCTTACGCCGGCAAGACCGGCACGACGAACGACTATCGCGACGCATGGTTCGTCGGCTATACGCCGAGAATCCTCTCGCTGGTCTGGGTGGGTTACGACGATGGCCGGGGAATGGGCCTTTCGGGGGGAACGGCGGCCGCTCCGGTCTGGGGTCGGTACATGAAGGTCGTCGGAGATCTCGTGGCGGACGAGGATTTCTCGAGGCCGGACAACGTCGTGAGCCGGGAGGTCGATCCTTCGACGGGCTTTCTCTATACGTCGTGGTGTCCGGAGAGCCGCGAAGAGTACTTCGTGGCGGGTACACAGCCGGTCGAGGTCTGCCCGGCGCACAGCTACGACAGCTGGGATGTGTGGCGGGAGGACGAGGACTGGCGACGCCGCCGCGAGGAGATGGAGGACAACCCGCTGCGCCGGCTTCTGCGCGAGATCTTCTGA
- a CDS encoding amidohydrolase, translated as MMTARRRTVELNLETIASEAARVASSVIDWRRDIHQNPELSNREVRTAAIVAEHLRGLGIETKEGIAHTGVVGTLTGTRPGKVVALRADMDALPVTEEVDLPFASRVVTEYEGERVGVMHACGHDAHTAILMGVASVLSGMRDQLAGTVKFVFQPAEEGAPRGEEGGAELMIREGVLENPDVDAIFGLHVTSRFETGTIAVKPGPMLAANDALRIRVKGKQTHGAYPWKGVDPITVSAQIILALQTIPSRQLDSLAAPTVVTIGRIRGGIRNNIIPSEVELWGTLRSLDAKNRTELHRRVKRTAERIAEASGAEAEVEIERGYPVTSNDQALAIMAGEVLARVAGEQSIVSPSPVLGAEDFAFYQQKVPGVFFYLGVRPPGTDEDAEASNHSPKFFVDESGLELGVRAMSALALSAVRLAD; from the coding sequence ATGATGACGGCCAGGAGGAGAACCGTGGAGTTGAATCTCGAGACGATTGCATCGGAAGCCGCACGCGTGGCGAGCTCGGTCATCGACTGGCGGCGCGACATTCATCAGAACCCCGAGCTTTCGAACAGGGAAGTGCGAACGGCGGCGATCGTTGCGGAGCACCTGCGGGGTCTCGGCATCGAGACGAAGGAAGGAATCGCTCACACCGGCGTGGTCGGTACTCTCACCGGCACGCGGCCGGGGAAGGTCGTGGCGCTCCGCGCGGACATGGACGCGCTGCCGGTCACCGAGGAAGTCGATCTTCCTTTCGCGTCACGGGTGGTGACCGAGTACGAGGGGGAGCGGGTCGGGGTGATGCATGCGTGCGGGCACGACGCGCACACCGCGATCCTGATGGGCGTCGCTTCGGTTCTCTCCGGAATGAGAGATCAGCTCGCCGGTACCGTCAAGTTCGTCTTTCAGCCTGCCGAGGAAGGGGCGCCTCGTGGGGAGGAAGGGGGAGCCGAGCTGATGATCCGCGAAGGTGTTCTCGAGAACCCCGACGTCGACGCGATCTTCGGTCTGCATGTGACTTCCCGATTCGAGACCGGGACGATCGCGGTCAAACCGGGCCCCATGCTCGCGGCAAACGATGCTCTCAGAATCCGGGTGAAGGGAAAGCAGACGCACGGAGCATATCCGTGGAAGGGTGTCGATCCGATCACGGTGTCGGCGCAGATCATCCTCGCCCTCCAGACGATCCCCTCCCGGCAGCTGGACTCGCTGGCTGCTCCGACGGTGGTCACCATCGGAAGAATTCGTGGAGGCATTCGGAACAACATCATTCCATCGGAGGTCGAGCTGTGGGGGACGCTCCGTTCCCTCGACGCGAAGAACAGGACCGAGCTCCACAGGAGGGTGAAGAGGACCGCCGAGCGGATCGCCGAAGCGTCCGGAGCCGAGGCCGAGGTCGAGATCGAACGGGGCTATCCGGTGACGTCGAATGATCAAGCGCTGGCGATCATGGCCGGCGAAGTGCTGGCCCGGGTGGCAGGCGAACAGAGCATCGTCTCCCCTTCACCCGTTCTCGGCGCGGAGGATTTCGCCTTTTATCAGCAGAAGGTCCCGGGAGTGTTCTTCTATCTCGGTGTGAGGCCTCCCGGAACGGACGAGGACGCCGAAGCTTCCAATCACTCGCCGAAGTTTTTCGTCGATGAATCGGGGCTCGAGCTCGGAGTCCGGGCGATGTCGGCCCTGGCGCTGAGTGCCGTCCGGTTGGCGGATTGA
- the cysS gene encoding cysteine--tRNA ligase, with the protein MAPLRFFNTLTRTTEDFVPLREGKVGIYSCGPTVYSEVHIGNLRTFLWNDLLRRYLVWKGFDVTFVMNITDIDDKIIRDSAAAGESLETFTERYTEGFFRNLDALRIRRADIHPKATDHIDEMVGIITRLGENGHTYQSEGSTYFEIATWKEYGRLSRLDLGNASSQSRLDSDEYDKDDARDFALWKAKKAGEPSWETPIGAGRPGWHIECSAMAMKYLGSTFDIHTGAVDLIFPHHENEIAQSEGATGVPFVRYWLHGEHLIMQDQKMSKSLGNVYRLSELLDEGYTPLQVRHALLSVPYRTRLNFTTKSLEDSAQALERLELFLLRMDEIADGSSGDDGNDDLARRLRAGFEDAMDDDLNTAAALGAIFTILREVNSLADQGRLAASDARSIAGMLRSIDEVLDLLPRREALDDEIQALVDARDQARRSRNFAESDRLRDELASRGIILEDTPSGTRWRRKS; encoded by the coding sequence ATGGCACCGCTCCGGTTTTTCAATACGCTGACCCGTACCACCGAAGACTTCGTCCCGCTCCGGGAAGGAAAGGTCGGGATCTACAGCTGCGGCCCGACCGTCTACAGCGAGGTTCACATCGGTAACCTCCGTACCTTTCTCTGGAACGATCTTCTGCGACGGTACCTCGTGTGGAAGGGCTTCGATGTGACGTTCGTCATGAACATCACCGACATCGACGACAAGATCATCCGCGATTCCGCCGCCGCCGGCGAGTCGCTCGAGACATTCACCGAGCGCTACACCGAAGGCTTTTTCCGCAACCTCGACGCTCTCAGAATCCGTCGAGCCGACATTCATCCGAAGGCTACGGATCACATCGATGAGATGGTTGGAATCATCACCAGGCTCGGAGAGAACGGTCATACGTATCAGTCCGAGGGCTCGACCTATTTCGAGATCGCGACATGGAAGGAGTACGGCAGGCTGTCCCGTCTCGACCTCGGGAACGCTTCCTCGCAATCGCGCCTCGACAGCGACGAGTACGACAAGGACGACGCGCGGGATTTCGCACTGTGGAAGGCGAAGAAAGCAGGAGAGCCATCATGGGAGACGCCAATTGGCGCGGGCAGGCCGGGATGGCATATCGAGTGCTCGGCGATGGCGATGAAGTACCTCGGCAGTACGTTCGACATCCATACCGGCGCGGTCGACCTGATCTTTCCGCACCATGAGAACGAGATCGCGCAGAGTGAGGGGGCGACGGGTGTGCCGTTCGTCCGCTACTGGCTCCACGGCGAGCACCTGATCATGCAGGATCAGAAGATGTCGAAATCGCTCGGAAACGTCTACCGACTCTCGGAGCTGCTCGACGAAGGCTACACCCCGCTCCAGGTTCGTCATGCCCTCCTCAGCGTTCCCTACCGGACGCGGCTGAACTTCACGACCAAGTCTCTCGAGGATTCCGCTCAGGCTCTCGAACGGCTCGAGCTCTTCCTGTTGCGCATGGACGAGATCGCCGACGGAAGCTCGGGGGATGACGGGAACGACGATCTCGCCAGACGGCTCCGCGCAGGCTTCGAGGACGCGATGGACGACGACCTCAACACCGCCGCTGCCCTCGGTGCGATCTTCACCATCCTTCGGGAAGTGAACAGTCTCGCGGATCAGGGAAGGCTCGCCGCTTCGGATGCCCGCAGCATTGCCGGGATGCTCCGCTCGATCGACGAGGTTCTCGACCTTCTCCCTCGCCGGGAGGCCCTCGACGACGAGATTCAGGCGCTCGTCGACGCACGGGACCAGGCACGACGAAGCCGGAACTTCGCGGAGTCGGACCGCCTTCGCGACGAGCTCGCTTCACGGGGCATCATTCTCGAAGATACGCCCTCCGGGACGCGGTGGCGGCGCAAGAGCTGA
- a CDS encoding STAS domain-containing protein → MKVATRERDGVYVIAPEGKITIGSGDTQLKSSIVEALESGSNKILLDMGKVTTLDSSGIGELVGAYHSVTNRGGKLKLLHLPSKISDLLQVTQLITVFEVYDTEEEAIASF, encoded by the coding sequence ATGAAGGTTGCCACGAGGGAGCGGGACGGCGTTTACGTGATTGCGCCGGAAGGAAAGATCACGATCGGTTCAGGCGATACCCAGCTCAAGAGCTCGATCGTCGAAGCACTCGAGAGCGGGAGCAACAAGATTCTGCTGGATATGGGGAAGGTCACCACGCTCGATTCGTCCGGGATCGGCGAGCTGGTCGGCGCCTATCACTCGGTCACGAATCGAGGTGGCAAGCTGAAGCTGCTTCATCTGCCATCCAAGATCTCGGACCTTCTGCAGGTCACCCAGCTCATCACGGTATTCGAGGTCTACGACACCGAAGAGGAAGCGATCGCTTCTTTCTGA
- a CDS encoding ATP-binding protein: MSGVERVEVSVSSRYENIELVQVVAEQMCSLGGATEDGAHWIGMAVREAVANAIKHGNRLDLAKRVDATFEMVGGRLRVTITDQGEGFIPDEVADPLDPANLLKTSGRGLFYMNTFMDEVRYLFAESGGTTIEMSKVLDLEAAEAGGSGNERSFEQ, from the coding sequence ATGAGTGGAGTCGAACGAGTCGAAGTCAGTGTCAGCAGCCGCTACGAGAACATCGAGCTCGTGCAGGTGGTCGCCGAACAGATGTGCTCGCTCGGTGGCGCCACGGAGGACGGCGCCCACTGGATCGGTATGGCGGTGCGGGAGGCTGTGGCGAACGCCATCAAGCATGGCAACCGGCTCGACCTCGCAAAACGAGTGGATGCCACCTTCGAGATGGTCGGCGGACGGCTCCGGGTGACGATCACCGATCAGGGGGAGGGCTTCATTCCCGATGAGGTCGCGGATCCACTCGACCCCGCGAATCTGCTGAAAACCAGCGGGCGCGGTCTCTTCTATATGAACACGTTCATGGACGAAGTAAGATACCTGTTCGCCGAATCCGGTGGCACGACGATCGAGATGTCGAAGGTTCTCGATCTGGAGGCCGCGGAAGCGGGCGGTTCCGGGAACGAAAGGAGTTTCGAACAATGA
- a CDS encoding DUF3488 and transglutaminase-like domain-containing protein — translation MKRTDSARLEQLALAALAALPFYFSYVVSMASVAGFHLALLFLAAATLMGRPVRIPAPVLAASGVLYLLFFPFDVLVFSRGLIAPSSHLLFFIALYQAIESEWRSNGGQRLFVTFLIFVTVSATSTHSTIMIYMIGFLILTYRELMRLSRETTHELVRGSLEEEIVPLPRTRLALILTIVTMLVALAMFPFLPRLRDPFVRGVPSLSAARSTGISDVIDFEDGSVGSEDPEVVARVWAGSEDALFLPIRLRAAVYDTWLDGRWISSKNHTYQIRARRGSYVLAAPGGRTGSIEVQQRRSNDRRIFLPAGTWAVSGLDEVIFSKFDGVPVSVDLDRGPLTFTAELSERTQPLAGVMSGYPGYPQSPAIRALAEEIVGTERDPIRASRLIERHLANTFTYLSASSPEIGTMTVDDFLLRVRKGHCEYFAAGMVVLLESIGIPSRIVGGFYGGDLNRLSGYWIIRVRNAHAWVEVEADGRWNTFDPTPADLRPGNAGQNSLFALVAMAAESFSYFWDRWILTYGASDQLSLAELVAETARGWLSSIRQDFPGALIRSWIPFLVVGLGVAILIGLMLSRRRRGSLWEQTLVELDRMGVDVEDSATEGEVLALVEGSASGLSPMLRSIVRFQQIDRYSGRAADAEAAASARRALAQLRRLSTVS, via the coding sequence ATGAAACGAACTGACTCGGCACGACTGGAGCAGCTTGCGCTCGCCGCGCTCGCGGCGTTGCCGTTCTATTTTTCCTATGTCGTGTCGATGGCTTCCGTGGCCGGCTTTCACCTGGCCCTCCTGTTCCTGGCGGCCGCCACTCTGATGGGAAGGCCTGTGCGGATACCCGCTCCGGTTCTCGCTGCGAGCGGGGTCCTCTATCTGCTCTTTTTTCCGTTCGACGTTCTGGTGTTTTCGCGGGGATTGATTGCGCCGTCGAGCCATCTGCTGTTTTTCATCGCTCTTTATCAGGCGATCGAATCCGAATGGAGATCGAACGGGGGACAGCGGCTGTTCGTGACCTTTCTGATCTTCGTCACCGTATCGGCGACCTCGACCCACTCCACCATCATGATCTACATGATCGGATTCCTGATCCTGACTTATCGCGAGCTCATGCGTCTGAGTCGTGAAACGACCCACGAGCTGGTCAGAGGAAGCCTCGAGGAGGAGATCGTCCCGTTGCCGCGGACACGACTCGCGCTCATTCTCACGATCGTGACGATGCTCGTCGCCCTGGCGATGTTTCCCTTCCTTCCACGCCTGCGCGATCCGTTCGTCCGGGGGGTTCCGAGCCTTTCCGCGGCACGGTCGACCGGCATCAGCGACGTCATCGATTTCGAGGACGGAAGCGTCGGTTCGGAAGATCCCGAGGTGGTGGCACGGGTCTGGGCCGGCAGCGAAGATGCTCTGTTTCTCCCGATTCGTCTGAGAGCGGCCGTCTACGACACGTGGCTCGACGGACGGTGGATCAGCTCGAAGAATCACACCTATCAGATCCGCGCCCGGCGTGGGAGCTACGTTCTGGCCGCCCCCGGGGGAAGAACGGGGTCGATCGAGGTGCAGCAGCGGCGATCGAATGACCGTCGTATTTTTCTCCCCGCGGGAACATGGGCGGTTTCGGGCCTCGACGAGGTGATCTTCTCGAAGTTCGACGGCGTCCCGGTGAGCGTCGATCTCGATCGAGGCCCCCTGACATTCACGGCCGAGCTCAGCGAGCGAACGCAGCCCCTTGCCGGTGTCATGAGCGGTTATCCCGGTTATCCGCAGTCTCCGGCCATCCGCGCGCTCGCGGAGGAGATCGTCGGCACCGAGCGAGACCCGATCCGGGCAAGCCGGCTCATCGAGAGACACCTTGCAAACACCTTCACCTACCTTTCTGCCTCGTCGCCCGAGATCGGCACCATGACGGTCGACGACTTTCTGTTGCGTGTGAGGAAAGGTCACTGCGAGTACTTCGCGGCCGGAATGGTGGTTCTGCTCGAGAGTATCGGAATCCCATCCCGGATCGTCGGAGGCTTTTACGGCGGGGATCTGAACCGGCTGAGCGGGTACTGGATCATCAGGGTCAGGAACGCCCACGCCTGGGTGGAGGTCGAAGCGGACGGACGATGGAATACTTTCGATCCGACACCGGCGGATCTTCGGCCCGGCAACGCCGGCCAAAACAGCCTGTTTGCGCTGGTGGCGATGGCCGCGGAATCGTTCTCGTACTTCTGGGATCGCTGGATCCTGACCTATGGAGCTTCCGATCAGTTGAGCCTCGCCGAGCTCGTGGCCGAGACCGCTCGCGGATGGCTGAGCTCGATCCGGCAGGACTTCCCCGGTGCGCTGATCAGGAGCTGGATTCCGTTCCTGGTCGTGGGACTCGGTGTCGCCATTCTGATCGGTCTGATGCTGTCGCGACGGCGGCGGGGAAGCCTGTGGGAGCAGACTCTCGTCGAGCTGGACCGGATGGGAGTCGACGTCGAGGATTCGGCTACGGAAGGAGAGGTGCTCGCCCTTGTGGAAGGTTCCGCTTCGGGACTCTCTCCCATGCTTCGGTCCATCGTCAGGTTCCAGCAGATTGACCGCTATTCCGGCCGGGCGGCGGACGCGGAGGCGGCCGCTTCAGCGCGCCGGGCTCTGGCACAGTTGCGGCGTCTGAGTACGGTGAGCTGA